tcaaataaaaaaagaaaaaaatatcatatatgtttttttttctttttctttttcttttgattttatttGTTTTGGGGCTTCATTCATCATTTGGTACCAACTGACCAGCTAAGAGCCCACAAAGAATCTGACATTTAATCACGCGTTTCATTGCAATTATGAAAAAAAATCCAAACCCAAAAGTCAATCTGCTGgtactataaaaaaaataatacatttgattacttgtttatataaatatatttatataaaacaaaacaattataagttatgatttttggtTGTGACTTTTTATCACGCTTTGTCTCAAGCATTAGAAAATTTTCACAAACAACTCGAGGACTGGCTTCTCACATTATGTTTCCAAAAGAAGAAATTCACTCATTGTCCGTACAATGCTaaatactacaaatatatatatatattaattaattatttaacaagAAATTAATCAAAAGGGTTGTTGACCTAGCTATATTAAGTATAATTTGCTGGCCTAattatacttaataaaattaGTCAAGAAATAATGCTAATAGTAAATTTGTTTTCTTATGCGAATAATGTATTTGACATAATTGGAAAATTGTCAAAATTGAAATTAAAGAGTAAAATACAACAAATGATATGATATGTGAAGAGTtacatataattattattattattactactacttTTCCCTTAATGCAAATTACAACAAAATGATATTTGAAGAGTTGGACAAATGGACCATTTAAAGAATCAAGATCCTAACTAGGTTCTTTGGTGGTTAGATATTAGGATGAAAAATGCTTGTGTCTAGTCACTAATAATCATCATAACTGTTCCACCTATCCGGGTCATCTTCTTCGCCCTCGTCGTACTTCAAAGGGCTATTTTGAACATTGGTAACTTCCGCTTCTTGTTCTTGATCTTTAACAACTTCATCCAACTCAGATTTTGTATGTTCTTCCTGTAAGAACAAATATATACGGGTCAGATGTGATTAGAGCAACATTCTAAGCAACACTCAGATTTTTTAGCAGCTGAACACTAGAATAACTATGATTCTTTCATTCTTGGGTAATTTCAAAAGGTTGGTACTAGAATATGATGTAAAATTCAAGGAGAAACTTGTATATAAATTCGCTCGTCGATTATTCATCTTTGTGCCAAAAGAATGCTCAAGTCACATTCGAATAGTATAATATTTGAAATCTCCAAATGGGATTGTAGATTCCATGTTCTTCTAAGCAACTAAGGACAATTACAATACATAGAATGTTGTCCCCCAAAATTCCACTAGCTTGTCATGAGGACAAAAGCCACTAATCAACAAGATCAGATGGATTTCAACAAGCCAATATGACTTTTTTTGTCAGTTGGTCTATACAAGTGATTCGGTCACGCCATGTGTCGATTTACCCTATTTAGGTAGCTATAAAATTATAAAGCATAATGTGCTTCTGAGAGTATATAATTGGACACAATAATGAAATATAATTCTCCATAATATTATGGTATTTCATGGCAGCACATTAGCATCTTAGCATAAAAGAATAAAAGGACAAATACATACATTAGCATCTTAGCAGAAAAGGACAAAATACATACATTAGCATTTTGAGTAGGCTCCTCCACTTCTTCCTCCCCTGGGAACCAATTGGACTCATTCCCATTGGCCTCTTGCTTTGCTTGAGCAGCAAGTTCTTGTAGCCGCTTGATCACAGACTCAAAATGCGAATGATCTGCATGCCaacattatattaattaaaaaaaaaaatagaataacctTACACGTGCAAACTCACATAAAAAGTCATATGAGAAGCAAGAAACTGAAATTGCAAAATTAGATCCCTATAACTGCAGCTCTCCTATCCAgagaatgatgaaaaaaaaaggtTGAAATTGACTTTAATTTACAATCTACAAGACATGTATGTAGAGAGGCAAAACTATTTACTTCTAACATGCAGTGCCATAATATGTATTTCTTCTAACCACTACTTCAATCACCAAAAGCATCAATATTGATGTTTGGCACAGCAAAGTCTTGCTCTGTGTCATTTGGTAATCAATGAACTTCATTCTTCTATCTAGCAGAGCAAGATTTCCTTGTTTATCAGGCCCTGGTTTCTAGCATCAGGTTTCGCTTCTAATCAAACAGAAATATATGAAAGAAACAAATTTGTTCATTTATTAGGTACAACATTTCATGATACTGCATTTATAAAAGCCAGCACTGATGCATGTAAtgtggaagagagagagagagagagagaagcagAGGAATCATGTTCACATATCCCATTTTAGTGTGTCAATTCATCCAAACAACGAATGAATGAAGCATCTTTTAGTTTCAAAGAAGAGAGAAGAGCAATAAATAAGGATCTCACTCACCTTTTGTCCGATTAGTCAGGGCATCAGAGAGCCGCAAGGGGTGTTGACGCTCTTCTTTCTTAAACTTCAATTTCACTTGTTCCCGTGTTCGATTGGGAAAAAGTTGTTGTATAATGGTAAAATCTGTCCCCATTTGTCGAACAGCCTAAACCACATTTTAAGCATATATTAGTTGATATAGTGTTGATATATACTAAAATGTCAGTCAAAATCAGTAAAACTAAAGTTCTGATCAAATTCACATTAATTATGGCAGTTAAACTGTAACTCCCATGCCTCATCTCAAATCAATCACATAATTTATATAATGGCCTTCCAATGGAAATCAACAATTTCTAATAAATTTACCTCATAGAAAAGTTCTGTGTCGTGTTTTGACCACCTTGTACTGGGTGTTTTGTCCATAAATGAATGATAATTAACGTAAGTGGAGCTTGACTGAGCCCTGTAAGTTGGTTGATCTTCATCAAAGTGTTGGCCCTGTTCTGAATGAAACATCTCTTCATTGTGAGAAACATCCTCACGGAAAGAGTCATTGGCGCTGTTGGAAGGAATTGCATAAAGATATTAGATCAGGCAAAATAAAAATGTATGCATGAAATTCATTTATCAAAGCCCCATGTTAACTTATCTAGCAAATGTAGATTAATTGTTTTGAGTTTCTTCTAATTCCATATCAGTAATTTTGAGAACACCATGATCCCACTCAATCCCCAACACTCTTTATGATGTCTTTTAGCAAACCGTTTTTAGTTCATTTGACTCGAGCTGAAAATAGTAATCAAACAAAAGTTTTTGTTTTCAATGATGTTCATTAAAAGAAAGGTGGGGTGGGGTGGGGTGGGGTGggggaagaaaaaggaaaaggaaaagaccCATGTCTAAAATATTGGCAATCCTAGTTTcaaatgtataaatatttatatatatatatatcatcaagCTGCCCTAGTAAAAGCACTAATTAAAAAATCAGCATATAATCCTGTTTCTCTCACTAAATAAAAGTAGCCATTCCAATATACTATTGCATCACATGGTTTAGGTTGAAGCAGGCAGCAAGAAGAAATAGAGTTAGCTAAAAAAGTCAGGCACCTTTGATTTGTCTGTGGTGTCTTCAGCTTTGCTGCATCTTTAGTCTGCACAAATAGATTCCAAACCAGGAAAAAAAAGTACATATAAATCAAATAGCAAACTTACAACTTCTATGGCTATAGAAGTGCAATGaagtgaaaaaaaataaagagtatCATGTCCTCCCATAAAGAGTAATTTGAAAATTATGTACCGCCATTCGCTCTCTATGCTCGGCAAGAAGAATAAGATCCTTGATCGGTAACCTCAGAGGATCAATTTCATCTTCTGGCATGTCAAGTAAAGCTTTGTCCACTAGAAAAGAGAAAGTAAATCAACAtcataatttcaaaacaccatgcCTCACATTGTGTAGGTATcaaaaaacaataacaaaaaaaatcagGTAATTACCCATCCTTTTTTTACGACGAGTCGAATGAGGGAACTTTTTGGGAGGTTCTTTAGTTTGCTCCTCTGATGCTTGCTTCGAGCTCTTACGCTTTCGAACAGGTTTCTCTTTTCCAGGTACAGGTTCCTTTACCTTTCTTGTAGCCTTTTTCTTTTTAGATGTACTATCCACTCTATATTCCTCATCATTATCCTCTTCTTCATCTCTATTAGAAGTACAGGGAGGGTCACAAACAGAGCCACTAAGATCATGAACTTCATCCACTGGATCATCAGAAAGCTGTCTTAAATCTTCCCTCTGCTGCTTTGACGATTCCCTACCTTCAATATCCTGCATAGCagcagatcttttgcttcttctaAGACCATTTGGCTCGGTAGAACTTTCTCCTATTTTACTCTTGCCATCCTGAACAATCAAATGTAAGCTGAAGATTATACACAGAGCATCTTACAGGCCAAATAGTAATTGTAACTCAAATTTTGGTTCAAAAGGTTACCACTTCTTCTGTTACAGGGTCATCTTCTACCACTTCTGAGTGGGTAGCTTTTGCAAGATTGGTTGGTTCTACATCCTCTTGAATTTCGGAGATTGGATCCAAAGAAATAGAATCATCAAATGTAGCTGATGAGTAATCAAGAATACCTTCACTTGGAAATTCCAGCACGGAGCTCTCTTGGTCATATCCTTGGTCAAGAGGAACATTATGGACAGCCGGTAAAGGCACACCAGATCTAACATCAGCTTGGGGTTCGTTTGTACTAGGTTTCTTTTTTCCCTTCCCCAACTTGGCCTTGGGTTGAAATTTGCCAACACGGTGACCTGAACATCCAAATTTTAAGAGAAAAAAAGAAATGAGATCAACATAAATACAGTAGAAATATAGGAGGCAGCTGCAGCTACTTTCTTACATACCAGATGCAACGGTTCCCTCATACATTTCGAAATCAAACAAATCCTCAGCAACCTGAAATTTGATTAATAACATAACATAGATCAGTCCatcaaaatataatatttcatttctTCAAAATAATACTGATATCTTATTTATCATACTAATCTTTACCATTGTTTTTGACCTTCCGTCATTAATCTGAGCTTCCTCTAGTTCATTAGAAACAGCAGTTTTACTGAAGGACACTGGATCTTGTGTTGAATGATAATCAGTACAAATTTGAGATGGTGCAACATCACATATTGTGAACGATGAAGAGTCAAATGAATGATGGGCTGGAGCACTCAAATTTTCCTCCGAGCGATTTTCCATGTGAGAAGTGGAAATAGGACCTTCCACATTATTATTAACACCATATGACGTCAAAAACTTCTCACTGTGCTGTTCGTCCATATGAACCTTAGACTGTGACTTGCTTGCCTCACTCCCTGGTAGTAAAACACTAAATATAATAAAGCTTTACTTATCCAAAACTAATGAAGTACTCCACAAGGGATTGAAATTTTTCTTCACAACTCACCTGAACCACTTGTAGTTTGAGTAATAAAATCATCAAGACATTCCAACCCAGAAAATATGTCTGCATTCTGAACATGACAACAATTATCAACATAATGTTCTAAAAGCAGAGGGGAAAAAAACATTAATATTCAAATCTCTTACTTTACCTCTCCTAAAGATTTCCCAAAGCTAGATTGCCAATCTCCATTTCCATCTGGAACCACATCCTCTGAATGTAAAGGATCTATGGAATGTGATTTCCCTGTCATAGCTATAGACTCAACAGATTGCAAAGAGTCCTGGAAAATGGACTCTTTGGAAAGTGATTTCTCTGTCATAGCTAGGGAGTCAACAGACTGCAACGAGTCCTGGACAGCAGACTGCAAAGGATCCTCCTGGATAGAGCCTAAAACTGGTCTGTCCATTAAATTTGGAAGGTCTGACGCAACTCCTCTAGTTTCACCCTTTCGAGGCTGTGCCTTCATCTTAGGTCGGAACTTATGACCTGCCAAATTAAAAAAGTTATACTAGCCCTTAAAGCATATTCGAAACATCATAACAGTAATAGTACTGATGTTATACTTACTGTTATTTGTCTTGGACTCAGAAAGCAAATCATCCAAAGGATCCACATCGAGCTGCATTGTTACTACCTAAAGAAAACAAAAGTATAATATGATCAATACCAAGGGTCATTTTTTCCATCTAAGCCATCATCTCTTTCCATGAAACTCACATATAATTGTCTATATACAGATAAGATTTTTTGTTAATGTAAAACTAGTTTAAACATACAATGGATGGAAGCAAATCACCAAACCACATTAGACAACCTCACTAAATCAGCTCACTCTACCTCACACTCCTTTAGAATCATGCTCTTGTtcaatttaaaatacaaaatgcTTAGTGTGCACCTCATAGCAGGTAATTATCTCATTAATTTTTTACCTTAGTATTGGATATTGCTATTACAATTACAGAAAAGACATTGTGTAGAAGCAGCAACTGAAATTATTGCATAAATGAATCACTACATTCAAGTTCTAAGACATTCAAATGTACATAATTTTAATACAACATTTCTCTTGAGATTCATGGTCATCAATTCAAAAAGCTTAAACCTCTTCTTGTGAACTATTTTTCTCAGGTGTGTTCAAGTAATACAGTTACAGTGTGATTTCATCTTAGAGTATCCCTATATACATACTATACTGTACTATTCAATTCTATACTATGTATCCCTATATATAAACCATATATTAGAATCAATAGATAAAAAGGCATGACAAATAAGAAGATATTAAAGCACCTTACTGTTTCTGGACTATGGAATATCAATCAACTTCTTCTCCTATATTGAAAAAGAGAAGAAACCCAATGTTGAAGAAACCCACTGTTGGCTTTCCTTTCAGTAAAGCGCCATATTTGACTACGCACATTCTTCTTTCCACAGCCCAGTTCTCAAATAATTAAGCTCGTACACAGGTTACCCTTCTTCTCCACAATACCCAAAACACAACACAGAAATAGACCCAAAATTTGCCCACGACAGAGAAGGTGGCTCGAAAAGATTGGAGAGacgacgagagagagagagaggtgtagAGATAGAGAGGTGGCGGAGCAAGGGTGGCTCTGTTAGGACACGGCTAAGCGTCAAAGGGTTAAGGGTGAATTTGACCGTGTGAGAGTGAGAGCATATAATCATAGAAACCCAACCAAAAACTTGGGCTTGGGCTATAGTAAAAGCTTTCATTTTTTATGGAAAATTTACACAAATAGCTCAAAAATgcaaactattttaaaaaatactttaaAACAACTTATTTATACATATACCCTGTCACATCAACATGGTATACCAGAATTTAAATAGAATTGGGAAATAGTgcttcccaattttttttattataaatagtTAAACTTTGATTAGTTACTGATAAGATAACGATTGATTGTTTTTTAAtaaaaagctttatttttagATTATATTATTTCAAATACTTTTTGGTTATCCAAAACTTAATATaccaattagtttttttttttgttatattatggtatttaattatttaagatacattttggtaacATTCAAAATTATTTCAAAAACTAATTAGTTGTCGTATAGTATACTACACACTTTCttttaaatgaaatttttttaaaataaaattagtcACTCGTGTaatttacattttttattatttaagatacttttaagcatattttagaaactaattagttatAGTATCAAAAGTTACTCCTATAATTTCAAGTTACCTGGATAGCTTTAATAAAAGCTACATTATTTTtgcttttaaaattatttaagatATCAATTGGTTGCCTTTTGATATATGACAAAATTCCTGGGAATGACACAAATTTAAAGTGTTAtcctaaaaatttgaaaagaatgacgtggcagtgaaattgacacgtggcatgagttagtagggtgatctggcttagtgaTGGCCCAATACATCAATTAAGGAATGAGACAaatagtcaagccaaatacgcccgatcgaagagaatatttggactgggggttgtttggctcagacctcagtttgaAGACCCTTGTAACAAAATtggagccaagtccaagaagttgaAGGGGAGGATTGAAGTTTGGTTCAAAGTataaaagcaataggtccgatcggacctaagcttaggggacctcttgttaagcttggttCGAATGAGTTCAAAGGgaatgaccaaggctcaagttttactcaaggggaaagccacataatggtcgatcgggtatgatgtggaagagttgcacttgggcttgaatgaggtgaggaggaaaagtatacctcggaccactttggtccgaggagaaggaagtggtgtccgatcggacatgatgcgcatgaggtaccttggaccattttggtccaaggagaggaCTATGTCCGATCGAGCATACTcataggaggtaccttggaccattttggtccaaggagaagtagatggtggctcggaccattttggtccgaggagaggagTCGTGCCCGATCGGAGGTACCCATAGGAGAGCTACCTTGGGTCATTTTGATCCAAGGTGATGATATATaaaagaaggctcggaccatgttggtccgaggagaagaaggatgtgtccgatcggacatggtgctTGTggagtaccttggaccattttggtccaaggagatgtagacggtggctcggaccaccttggtccgaagagaaaggaccaaggtccgatcggaccttgtttGAACGAAGGAGgctcggaccatttaggtccgagGAGAGGGGCATTGTGCCCGATCGCACAAGACGCCTGAAAGAGTgttttggaccattttggtccgaggagatgctaggaagaagatggctcggaccaccttgatccgaggagcaaagtgcaaggtccgatcggaccttgattgaaggagtcaaatagggtggtttgaaccaccttaagccaaagaagacaaccattgtgtccgatcggacacaatgaaggagtATACCTCGAATGTGCCCGAGgtaagaagcaaagtaagtaccctcggacgaccttagtccgaggagagccaaatgtacctaacctttggtccgaggaaagccatgcacataccacctttgacctacgtaaagcttgaagagtagtcaacatgcatgagaaacTACGTCAGAttgcccgaaactacttcagtgagaattggtccaagcatccgggaatcactcaatcctcacttgaaTTTAGGGATCaattatattttgaatgtttattttgtaatataaatattaggtaaataatggaatatccctatctaaaggggatatcacttgagaatcccaggtctataaatagagatttgggaggatcgtaaaaggacttttttttggaaaattgagagtgaatctgtgttctagagagaaaaagtgtgttgttcttgagagaaacccttttttgtattctggaatatttgcactgaagaaactcagttgactctggttcatctgatcttgagtgtagatacagtaataaaatctctaagtggattaggctattaccgatcatcggggctgaaccactataaaaatctcgtgttatttactttcattgataaaaactgtctgttgtcgtttataattctcttgaaggtttgtcgtagttgacattcttacgtcgttggctaaatttaCAGTCAACATAAAGCAATCAACTGACTTAGTGAGTTACCAAAAAGAGTTTTATATCttctatttaaaagttacaaAATAGTGTCctaaaaaatcaatttaaaaaaaaaaaagttacttaaaatgtttctaaaatatcttaaaaaaaatatatctattatttttgttacacccagatttcgagaccagagatTATGACCTCGATAAACTAGATTCATCAAGTATGAGCTCAaaatatatgaaacacattgcatggtccagttgtaaaaccTCCAAAGTAAAATGGCAATCTCGAAGACGTAACCTCGGGATTCTTTCTAGGCTCGAAATGGCATGACATTGGGATATATCCGTTATCGAGTGCCTTCGGATTGAGCAGCCTGAGCTtaagaagtgcaagctcgagtgtgatagcctcGATAGTATTTATCTGATTCGAGCATGTCTTGGAGTAAGATGGCAAGTTCGTAACAAGTTcgtaagtcttgacagtcacgTTGTTGATCGTTGACCTCGAAGATTCGATGGGTCACCTAAGATAACCCGTTGTgtatgtgtgaacatatttattgttgtaaaatcccaacattaaggggatattatttagtttgttattcattcccgggtcttcaggggacgtttccttgtatatagaagatatagcatttaatgtcattattttaaattgatatacagaatatcttcctgaaatatgcgGGAACGgactctgtaaccttccctataaatagagaatgagTGACCATTTGTAAGGGGATCGATAatctgatatcttgagagaaaactctaggtaattcattcttgaagaatttccagaaaactctaagtcttaataacacagactcgtggactaggtagatttaactgttgaaccacataaaaaccttCTTGTTCCCCTTTACTATTCGTTCGCACCAAAGTTTAAATTGTTTAATTACTctgcgatttaagttgacgaaaaacggcgtcaacagtttggtgctttcattgagagcattaagcaatacgAATCTAAGTCTAGtcagtcgaagaagcctccctgaaCCAACTATGGCCGCAAATGATCATAATATTTCTGAAGAAGAAGTTAGCTATCCGCGgcgccctgggaaacagccgatgatgAATCCGGACCCGGATGAGAGGAGTGGatcctctgactctcgaggaccaccggcaccaccggcccccagggacgacgaggacatgtactataaccctgagcgatatgtccttattgtggagcttgaaaactGTCAATTGCGAAAGCAATTGGCGGAGGCCAAGAAACGCAACGAGGAGCTGGCCATATTGGTTGCCGAGgtgcaggcggctcagcccccgcctccacgTGAGGCCTAGGATCCACCTCCTTGAGATGTTCATGTTCCTCCTCGCAGGCCAcgtgggcgacctcgcaaaaacgCTGCCACACGAAGAATGGAGCAACCTCCACTACCGGCATAACAGCCTGCTCCCTCGAGGCCCCGGAGAAACACCTGGGTCGGAGTTCCTGTCAACTCAACTATTGAGTTACTAgccgaaactgggaataaccgagccccctcccccccccccccctccaatGACTCGGACCCAGACTCCTGGTAACGCACAGAACGTTCCCGAACCAGCACGGGAAAACTCGGGACCTTCCAGGCCCCaaaaatgggtggcagccaccaacACCCACCGTCGctgataagatatccctcaccgcctcgaagaaacacacaaccgactcaaggtgatagggaaaggcaggCTGGacggaaacatgggaatgaggAAAGTGCTATAGAACgtagaggcgcccagcctacaagaagccaaatgtctcggtctcacactatagaGACGAGACAACCTGAAAgggacccatctcgaaataactatgCGGCGAGCCTTGCTAGCGAAGGCTCAGAAGACACAAGAttggtcagtatgtatgaccgaaGACGCAGAAATATTGGGAATCAAAGGGATCATCCTGACTTACGGGAACACctaaatcagaatcggggtaatggtaacccctcgaacccagacctgaaAAACCACCTAAATGGATGCAAGAATCCCATGCGAAGGCTcgaacctggaattgtgatcaatgataaccaatttcgggttagaccccccgtggatccagtccaggagagaattgatcaactagaaagagcattcaggctcttacagaatgaacGAGGTCGAGATCGGGACGAAGAGTCTGACGAGGAACTCGAACCCTTTgccccccatatttccagcactctgtttcctcaagggtttcgtaTTCCTCATTTCCCACCGTTTGATGGgaagtccgacccgtacagtcCCTTAAGTACGTTTAACACTATTATGAGAACAAGTAAtttgggctacgagctcagatgcatgttgtttccagcttcgcttacaggaccagcaaaaaactggttcgaaaaatataagaggcattcaattgcttcttgggaATAGTTGTCcaaggatttcaagaagcaatttagagccatgatcggaataaggcccgaggcgtctgccttgaccaatgtccggcaACAACCGAATGAAACgctgaaaagttaccttacaaggttcaatctAGAAGTCGCTCGAGCTCATGATGTAGACGAGAGCGGCCATTTAATAGCTATCCGAGTCGGGATAATGTCGGGAAGTCCCCTCTAAGAAGGTATGCAGAGGAAACCTATGAGGTCCATAACTGAGTTTAATCGACGAGcttagaggtttgtcaatgtagaggaggcgaggtcaacgctaaatatggcctctcagcccataactacaacgacaaacttaaactttgcctcgacctcggcggacccatcagcctcgaaaccccctgc
The Humulus lupulus chromosome 6, drHumLupu1.1, whole genome shotgun sequence DNA segment above includes these coding regions:
- the LOC133781749 gene encoding uncharacterized protein LOC133781749, encoding MQLDVDPLDDLLSESKTNNSHKFRPKMKAQPRKGETRGVASDLPNLMDRPVLGSIQEDPLQSAVQDSLQSVDSLAMTEKSLSKESIFQDSLQSVESIAMTGKSHSIDPLHSEDVVPDGNGDWQSSFGKSLGENADIFSGLECLDDFITQTTSGSGSEASKSQSKVHMDEQHSEKFLTSYGVNNNVEGPISTSHMENRSEENLSAPAHHSFDSSSFTICDVAPSQICTDYHSTQDPVSFSKTAVSNELEEAQINDGRSKTMVAEDLFDFEMYEGTVASGHRVGKFQPKAKLGKGKKKPSTNEPQADVRSGVPLPAVHNVPLDQGYDQESSVLEFPSEGILDYSSATFDDSISLDPISEIQEDVEPTNLAKATHSEVVEDDPVTEEVDGKSKIGESSTEPNGLRRSKRSAAMQDIEGRESSKQQREDLRQLSDDPVDEVHDLSGSVCDPPCTSNRDEEEDNDEEYRVDSTSKKKKATRKVKEPVPGKEKPVRKRKSSKQASEEQTKEPPKKFPHSTRRKKRMVDKALLDMPEDEIDPLRLPIKDLILLAEHRERMATKDAAKLKTPQTNQSANDSFREDVSHNEEMFHSEQGQHFDEDQPTYRAQSSSTYVNYHSFMDKTPSTRWSKHDTELFYEAVRQMGTDFTIIQQLFPNRTREQVKLKFKKEERQHPLRLSDALTNRTKDHSHFESVIKRLQELAAQAKQEANGNESNWFPGEEEVEEPTQNANEEHTKSELDEVVKDQEQEAEVTNVQNSPLKYDEGEEDDPDRWNSYDDY